The Dioscorea cayenensis subsp. rotundata cultivar TDr96_F1 chromosome 11, TDr96_F1_v2_PseudoChromosome.rev07_lg8_w22 25.fasta, whole genome shotgun sequence genomic interval CTCTACTGAAACCTTCTTCTCCACCGAAACCCTCTTCTACTCTCAGTCTGCTCCCTTCCAAACCGAGAAAAGAAGGGAAAATCTTATATGGAAGAAGACAGAGAAAGAGGTCTTGTCTGGGCCTTGTTTTTCGAGATGAAGGGGCTTTGGCGACGTGTGGAAGGTTGACGAGGCAACTTGTCCAGATGGGTTGTCCAACGTGGAAAACCTTAGGCGTTAATCCAGCTGACTGTGTAAGTTGGCCTCCACATCAGCAATTAACAGTTGGATTAGATGCGGTGACCTGCCGGTGAAACACAAACATAATCTAGGTAACctttttgatataaattaaagattGGTTACCTTAAAGAAACAAACCTAAATTTCAGTAGCCTCCCAAAAAATTAACTCGACAGGTTATAGATAGGGTAGgggaaaactcaagtaaaaacaatataattttatttttataggatattgatttttttatcatcataatatttaaagtcactaatcatatctaaaattttaaaatatagaaaattcattttatcttattatataaactatataaatttatCTCTACTCCTCTATCTAATATCACAACCACCaatgttataaaatatatacttcATTTATTGAATTCACACAAAACTAAGCtggcaaaataaataaaattatatgattaagaattagtattaatatttttaatgctCAATCATCTATTCctactttaaaaaaatggaagtgAATCAAAACTAAgcggataaataaataaaattatataattgagAGTTAGAATAagtatttttatattcaatCATCTAcccctaataaaaaaaaatgcaagtggCCTCCATTGGTTGACTTTGAATTCCAACATGGCTGGTCCATTGTGATCTATACATTAATTGCACCAACTAAGGAAGAAAACTCCCTACCTTTGGCATTAAACTATCCATTTTCCTTCGCTATATATAAGACAAAGGAGTTGAGGAAGACCAAAGACAAAGGAACAGGGAGATAAGATGAAcaacaaaagaatgaatgaTGTAAAAcactttcttctccttctccttctctttgttctaGCCCTAGTTTCACAAGGGCATGCATCCTACTCCTTAGGCAAAGAGAAGGTCACACACCTCCACTTCTTCTACCAAGAAAACCTTAGTGGAGACCACCCTACTGCAGTGCTGGTTGCCAAGCCCAATAACACCACAATCAATGCTTTTAATCTTGCATCATTTGGGGAAGTCTATGTCCTTGATACACCTCTCACTGAAACACAAGACCCAAACTCAAAGGTGGTAGGACAATTACAAGGACTTTCAGTGTCTGTAGTGCGGGACGGGACAATACTTGTGTTTATGGTGGACCTTGGGTTCACTTCTGGTGAGTTCAATGGTAGTTCTGttagggggcgttcatttcagggaaagtggagggaagtcaggaagtgggggaagtgccaGTTCGCTGAAGTGGGGGAAAGTGATACACTTCCAGGATTTCTGATGTTCATTTATCAGAAAGTGAGAATAAAATCGAAAgatttaggtgttggatgaagGTCTATGAATTCAAAAAGATTTTTGGAAGTGAAAAGTgaagttagtttttatagattgtcTCACTTCCCCACTTCAAGAAAAAATACCGAAGTGGGCTTAGTTCAAAAATCCACTTGATCGGAGTGGGAGAAGTGAGCACTTCCCCGCGTTCAGACTaaatgaacaccagaagtggtggaagtcagaccacttcccccacttcccaTCACTTTCCCTGAAATGAGTGTGTTGTCAAGAAACCCTATATTGGAAACAAATTACAGGGAACTTGCTGTTGTTGGTGGCCGTGGGAAGTTTAGGATGGCACGTGGGTTTGCTGAGCTACATACAACTTATATGAATGCTACTTCAAGTGTTGTTATTGTTGAGTATAATGTTACTGTTTTTcattatgaataattaaatatgaatgtAATGTTCATGATCTTTGATTATGTATGTGTTTCTTGTTTCCTTGAATAAATTCAATGCTATaataatgttattgtttttctttgtgaatGACTGAGATTGTCAAGATCgttgtatggttgtttggatttttttttaaaataaatgtttgtatttttttataaaagagttGCATGATAATtaagaaatagaaaaattaaattctaatattaatTGTAGGAAGTGTTCATGGCAATTGGAGGAGGATTATTATAAAAAGTTCACATATTGTTGAATATAATGTTACTCTTTTTCATTATGAATTAGAGTTTTTAAAAGGATGCATTCAAATGTTTATGACTTATGTGTTGTTGTTAATGCTGCtgtaattttacatttttttaaaagataagaaTGTATTAATGTCATTGTTTTTGGTCATAAATTAATAAGTGGCATTCAAAACTGCCATAAAAACGAATTAATTGGCCCAATCACAAGCgcaaaaaaactaatttaaaaaagcaaagaaaaaagtATGTATATTCATGTGAGATTTTTAGTCATTTACCAACGTAGGACTATTATGAAGAGTAGAAGAGAACACAAGCTTAGATTtggttatatatgtatataagccTAAGTCCTACCCAGCTATAGTTTCAACAACATCATGGATGCATATGGCTAATGctttatgtttttctatttattttttttaaatattgtttttttaatacaagtctatattggttttatattaaacacaaataattttttaaaaatattttgaaaacgttggaaaataaaaatagttcaTCAAATTTGTATGAAAAAGATGCATTTGTCGCCTATTATTCAttgtatgaaaaaataatttgctcTTAAAACATATAGAAAGCCTCATGAGAAGGGCATGCTGTGGACTTCcagcaaaacataaaaaaccTTTTTGGATTGAAACGTTCACAGTTAAGGGTGAGCAAACATATGCTATACTAAGCAAAGAAATTCAACATCTCGAGATGccaaagttaaaataaataaaaaaaatattacataatcatatttatttgctattatttttaaaaaaaataatggacaaGCGCTGGACTTCAATCTTTATTAATGAAAGGAATAAAATATGAGTGACGCTCtccaaaattttgaatatatataattagaagaTTTCAATTTGTGGTTCTTAAAATTCTTTCAGCACAATATTAAGATGTGCAAGATGAGGCGGGGTTATAGACAAGGGACAGGGAACTCgagtaaaaattaatataaattcattatttacaaggtatacatattataatgatttttttaatcatcataATATTTAAAGTGATTAAtaatctctaatttttttaaaatataaaaaattcattttatctaagtaaactatataaatttattcaCCCGTTCTATTCCTCTATCTAATATTGTTGCATCCACCAACGTTATAAAATATAGAGTTCATTTTTTGAGTTCACacaaaattaagtttttaaaattatataattgagGATtagaatgaatatttttatatactcaatAGTTTACcctaataaaaaaatgcaagtgCCACAAAACTaatctgtaaaaaaaaaaaaattatataattgagAGTCAGAataagtatttttatattattttaaaaaaaattgcaagtgCCCAATACCAACCATCAGCCATTGACTTCTTTGttctataacaaaatatgtaTTCCAACATGGTTGGCGCCACTTGGCAAATGATCCATACATTGCACCGGCTACAGAAGAAAACTCCCTACCCTTGCATTAAGCTATTCATTTCCTTCACCATATATAAGACAAGGGAGTTAAGCATGACCAAAGCCAAAGGCAAAGGATTAGAGAGATAAGATGAAcaacaaaagaatgaatgaTGTAAtccctcttcttctcctctttgttCTAACCATAATTTCACAAGGCCATGCGCATTACTCCTTAGGCAAAGAGAAGATAACACACCTCCACTTCTTCTACCAAGAAAACCTCAACGGAGACCACCCTACTGCAGTGTTGGTTGCCAAGCCCAAAGACACCGTAGTCAATGCCTCTAATCTTGCACCATTTGGGGTAGTTTATGTCCTTGATACACCTTTGACTGAAGGACAAGACCCAAACTCAAAGGTGGTAGGACAAGTACAAGGACTTTCGGTGTCTGCAGGGCAGGACAAGACCATGCTTGTGTTCATGGCGGACTTTGAGTTTACTTCCTGTGAGTTCAATGGTAGTTCTATTAGTGTATTGTCAAGAAACCCAATATTGGAAACAGATAGGGAACTTGCTATTGTTGGTGGCCGTGGGAAGTTTAGGATGGCACGTGGATTTGCTAATCTACATACAAATTATATGAATGCTACTTCAAGTGTTGTTATTGTTGAATATAATGTTACTATTTTTCACTATGAATAATTGATAAGTGTGATGATCATGAGAGTTTAATtgtgtttcttgttttcttgaatAAATTCAATGCTATaaaaatgttattgttttttggtCTGAATGATTGAGATTGTCAAATGGTTGTTTGGATTTGGCTTCTTATTTCTCttggagttttttttaataaatatttgtgtttttttattaaaacagtTGGCTGGTATCtaagaaatagaaaaattaaattataatattaattttatgaagTGTTCATGGCAATTGGAAAAGGATTATTATCTAAAGTACGGTATGATTATTTAAGGTAGGTAAATGGGTGGGAAGATTAAGTATAGTAAGTTAAGTATGATAATTTGCTGCACAATCCCAAGGTCAACTGGTTGTTAATGCTATTACTTGAGTCCAATgttaccttaaaaaaaaaatggaaaaaaataaataaaaatgtataattaatgttattgtttttaatcatgAATAAGTGACATTTTGTCGAACCGAGCAGATGCCGGAGTAGTGTAGTGTAGGAACGGAGATGTGTTGGGGTGCAGGGGCAACGCCCCCGCAATACTATATAGTGATATTTTGGTAAAAGTACACCAGatagggtatatatatataatatgtaatcttaatttttgaataagaGAAACTACAGCTCCCGAGGACATAGGCATAATGTGATCTTCAGCTTCATTTTTCACCCAAAGTTTGCCTAGATATGTAGTAGGTTGGAAAATGGGTTGTTTGTAATATTTAGGGCCcatttggattgcggaataggaatgggaatagggggaataaaaaagaagaggaatgtGAATGAGAATAAGGGGAATGAGAATAATGCGTTTGGTTTAAGGGAATAGGGattgggaataaaaaaagtgaaaaggtaggatgtagtaaaattacatcaatacccttgtatataaataatatgatattatataaaataatagattatgtttaatgaaaatatttaacattatttattattaattatttttataatataaatatatatttcaatatattataattatataattaatcttaataatttattaaacaattatatatttattaaattagttaatatcattaaatacgtttaattaaattaattaaatttttatttatttttaattttaatttccccaaaataatttaattaaattattttaataaataaaactaaaatatataaatatgtaattatatatgctaggggtatattagtaattttataactaaGGCATACTTCTCCCCATTTTGGGTGGAATAGGATCGCTCTCCCAGAAAGTAATCCTTTTTCCCACGTACGAAGTAACTCACGCCTTTCCCGATTACTCAAACAAGGGCTTGGGAATGAGATTCCCATTCCCAAGCCCTTAATCCGtgatccaaacgcccccttagTACCTTGGTGGTTTTCTGAATAACTGTAATTTTAATTACCGTATTTCAATCTGAGACTAAGAGGTTGGCAGTTTTTGGCTTCTTAATAGAGCTAGGAATTGggagatgaaggagaagaattGAGTGCttcagataaattttttttgtgaaaggAATTAGGGATTTGGAGCCTCCCCATTATTGTTCACTCTCACCATGTATTGCTTCATCTCTACAGTTGATTGATCGCCTCACCGCCTCCCTTAATTTTTCCTGCAAGAGTTTTCTGTTGAAGTTGATTGAAGATGATGAATCGGTGGCATCCAACGTGGAGGTAGTTATCATAGTTACATGCAGTTCGTGGTTACCTTGTTTTATTAATGGGTAGTTATTGTTACGTGTCACATTGTTGTAAGTTTCATTCTTTGCATGAAACGGTGTCatcttcattatatatatatatatatgttgttgtaTTCAGTGAAAAATAGATCTGCAATCAATTCAAAGAATCAATTCAAAGAAGTCTTTGCATTCCTCTTATAATCTGTgtacttttttctttctttactcTAACATTTTCCACGTAAATCTTCGTGTTAACTGTTGATTGGTATTTATTTTGCCATGCTTATTCTGCATTCATCTATTTGCTTTCTAATGGTTCTTCCCTTTTTTGCTCTTTTGGATGGTTATGGTTGATGTCAATACGGCACACATGATGTTCTTTAATATGTTGGTTGTTTTCTTGGACATTGATTATTCCGGTTAGCTATATCTatcaagtatttttgttatttagaaGCTTGTAAACTTAGGTGCATGACAAGGTGTTTCTATAAAGTATGCACGCAAGGTGTTCGATGAAATCCGTGTGACGACTTAGCTTGCCATTTTATCGTTTCTGTTGGCTTGTTACACTAACACATATTCTGTCAAATCTCGTTAAATCTCTCATGTTTGTGTGattgcattgatttgttttccCCTTTGATCTGGTTTTATTCTTCAACACATTTGAAACCGCAATAAAACCGATTTCGCCCATCACAGGCCCAAAAGAATAATtcaagaaagcaaagaagaaaatgtATGCATTCATGTGAAATTTTTTGGTCATTTACCAATGTGGGACTATTCACAAAGAAGAAGATTACACAATATCagattttgattatatatatactcatctTCAAGTAACGTGCATAAATTTTGAATCTATGCATGTCCCTGAGGCGGTTGAATCATCGCCCAACTATTCCCGCTCCCtggataaataaaatatcaaaataactcCTGAGCTCACTCAACCTGTTCTTTCTCTATCTCTTTCCCCTCTCGCGCTCTCACATCTGCAGATGACATTTTCGGTTCTCTACATATATGAGGCCTAGGTCCCGCTAACTATAGCAATGTGCCTAGACTGGCTCAAGTTTAACAAACATGGATGCTTATGGCTagtgttttatgtttttatatctatgttttttaaatgttgtttttttaatacaagTCCATATTGGTTTTAGattaaatacaaataattttctgaaaatattttgaaaagcgTTGGAAGAAAAGAGGTTCAGGAACTTTGAACTAAAAATAATTTGCTCTTAAAACATTTACAAAGGTCATGAATGGGGAATTCTCTGGACTTTCAACACAATATTAGGGTTGTATATAAATATACCCGAAAATAACTCACTGTATCATAGTGGTCCTTTggcattaaaaattgaaaagtcaAAAAATCCAATGCTCTCCATTTGGTCAccttgtttaaaatttattgataataaatcctcaatttttttttatattattgataggaggttcatcaatttttttactaaggaattttttttctaatgttatTAATTTGCCCacaaattataatcaatttgtcaaccattggatagcccaatgcatgacatcaaagtgtaagggggaggtcatgggttcaaatctctcccctaACAGACTGTTCCCCGTACTATTCATACACTGTTCATCCGGGATTTCTATACTATTTTCATACTGTAaatatactgtacatccgggttctaATACTATTtaatactgtttatattcataaaaaaaggcgctcgtcgtctattattcaaaaaaaaaattataatcaatttagTAAGATTTTCCTTTTAAAACGAATATGATTCGATTAATGCTAAGATACAACCCCTAGCTCATGTTAAGTTGATATTATCAAcaatcttgttctttttatttagaaatataaaagacagttcttttaaaaaatatgctaaaatatgattggtttaaatttaaaataataatgtttccacacatcaaataaaaataataataaaaggattttaaaatttagttagTCTTAATGAGTTTCCAATGCCAACTGTTTCATTTGTtgagtaaaattttaattttttaagagtttaaatgaaaaataatatagatacagaaaatgatgaaattatataattaaattaatattgaatATGCCGTACGTTTCTCTCACCcccaaaatattatatttccaACCCTATAAAATCAGGGCatgctagctagctagctaaaCACCCGTCAACACAACACAAGAGAGACCAATCAGTTAAAAGATTTAGAAAGATAATGAAGAGGAGATCAATGGATGGAAACCTTGGTGTTCTCTTTTacgcttttttgtttttttggttcatGCTAAGTAATGCTTTCCATTAATCCACACACATGCATGCACGGTCAAGCTTTACTTGACTTTAATTAGATACACTTCCTGAATGctcatgttttgattgagtGACATGTTTACCGTTTTtcattatgaaataataaaaaatttagattttttttaataatatatatgctaGCTAAAGGTGAAATAGTATGTCATTTGGACCCTCTTGACTGAATGGTTGTTGCATCATTTGAATGCTtgataaaaattgattaataaaGATTTTTATGCTATAGGAAGTTGTATATTAATGgggtgtttgttttgaaaatattttttttgaaccTATCTGTATACGTACGTAACATATATATGTGTCTTAATTCTTTGCCACCTTTTGTAGattattaatatgtgtgtttaattttgatttaaacaaTTAATTCATGTATCctgtaaataaatttataaagaaaacattaataCCATCATCTTGACACAGactctaaaaaataaaaatatatgaaaatcatatctatcacaataaaattttccttttaattaaaaacattcaattttTGGGGGAATTATCAAAGTGCAGAATTCTTCAACTAATTAATCACAGGTATAGCAGTAAAATCCTAGATTTTTGTGCCAAAATACAACCCATTAtttattaggtttttgttttgaatatataatatGCTTGATAGCCTTACTTACATTCAGAGAAATAACTTTCCATGGTTCTTTAAGACATGCTATTTAATTTATCCTACTCACAACTAGTtgtatgatatgtatatatgttgcATGACCCTTTTTTCTTAAAAGTTAATTATGCAATTTCATAATCACTTTTAATAAATGGATTTTGTAAAATTAATGTTTCCTATTATTTGCATTGAAAATTTTCCTCAAGGTAATACTTTGGCGTTAGTGGATCTTATTTGTAAGAGCGTGTAATGAATTAATTCAATCACCACTCGATTTATCAATATGATGAAGAATTTCCAGTCTCCAATCAACTAATACTTCTCTGAGTAATCAATCAACAATAGATCTACTATGGAATTGCAAATTCACTTCAATTCATGCAACAATGGCACACAAAAACAGTAGATCTAATAGCAATCACCAAGAAATCACATTCGAATGAAAAGATAACCTCATTCTCCAACACAGCTACCAGTAACTAGAATGAATGCAAGAAAACAGTAAATGAGCTCACAGAACTATAGATCGGAGCGATCTACAACGGAAAACAACAAGATAAAATGGGAAAGGCTTCCCTCCTGTCTGATCGCCGGAGAGATCACCGGAGATGCCATCAGGCCCAATCTTCTTCTCTAATCTTCTCCCATTCAATTCATTTGGCGCCAGAGAAATTCCCGCGCTCTCCATTCTCTTCACAACAGAGCGTTTACGTTATTCAATCAATATCAATTCCTACTCTTTTGTTTCCTCAAAtcctgatgatgatgatattatatatgatcataatatatatactaattagtATTTGAATGCAACGTTTGCTGGCGCTGTTGTTGAGTGTAATATAtatgaatgtttttttattattgataattaatatgtgcatctatataaaaaaaaagtggataggGATAACAAATTGTTTGAGGGTGTGtgattcaaatttatatatctatacGTACGCTTCTGCATGTATACATGCAACCCTAGTGTGTaatctattatttaaaaaaaaagaattaatcatattatttacttataacAATAATTGTGTAGGGAGTTCATCTATCATAGATGTAAAATTGATTtaagttctttttttaatatttttctccgTTCTCATTAAAATGTTAGTTCGgtgatgattaaaaaaatatgatcaacTACAAAAGGTACTGAAAGCATGGATCACCTTCTTCTAAGGTGTGATTTTTACAATGCGCATTTGGGCATTCTTTTTGACAAACCCTAAATCTACATTcccaatttttaatcaatttttagaGGTTTTGGACGTTTTGGATATCATCCATAGATGCTCCGTTTTGAGCTCTTTGGAATCTTCTTTCAAAAAGCAATTTTTCTAGAACATATAGCTTGAAAGAAACAATCGTATATTTAACTTCCATGTTTTGCTATTACATTCagttattatcaaaattatacTTGTTTCTTGCCTAGCTTTCTGCAACTAGAGATCCACACCAACAACTTCCTAACGACTCAATTCAGAATCTCAAGCGCTTGTTGATCTTCCAGAACGAGCGACAGGTTGAGCTTTCTAGTATCACAGAGCCATCTCAGGAGTGATCCCCCCACCCGCCAGCATGAGTAGACCTTTGTCTTTTTCTGGCAAACTTCGTTCACTTAGCTGTGTgatttttcttgtctttttcttCTGTTAGTTCTTTTTTGTGGTTGTTAGAAGTGCATCACCTCTGGTGATGAACTTCTATCCTTTTTCGGTCATTGTTCTTATTTTCCTTGCTTTTCTTTGTCCTTTGTTCTTGTTtggtgtgtttttgttgttttgttttatttcaacTTGTACTATTTTCAGTCTACTTGAATAAAGTAGTTGCACCAacttttattaagaaaaaaaaaatgttcaagaaGTAGAAAAGGTACAtttaattatcatcatcattattataaaatacaatataGTATTCAACTAGATAGAGAGATATTCTCTGAGCATTCACCGGTCACGTTCATTCTCAGTGGTTGGAGCAAtctcattttgtttatttataaattaaaaaggaaaacagtTAAGATTATTAGGGtcattctatatttatatttttgattggcaaatacaataaatatgaatGCATGTGTTtctcaaaagataaaaacataagtATTAAATTTTGACTAAATTACTTCAAccaagtaaataataaattgacTTGGATCATATATTACTTATTGGCAAATACAATacattgtgtatatatataaatctcttTGATAAGCAAAAATATATGAGCAAAAATTACAACCATGCGGagatataaaaattagaataaataaaagtcCTCAATAATcacaattatttaatatttttttaaaaaggattGCACGAGTATATTAAgggaaaaaaagtcaaaaacttTTTAGTAGAGAAGTTAAATACCAACCTCTTGTTATTAAGATGGTATAATCacatttttgtaaattaatattttttaaattgttgaatatttatagaattttcaTTCAACAAGTCGTTGCCTGTGGCCTCTAAAATATTTCAAGCATCGAAGGATAAGTTCTAGATGAGGGAGATTATCAATAGAGCAAGGAAAAActcaactaaaaatataattcattatttaGAAGATATACACATATGATTTTTTAGCagcatattattttaaaaagagttCTCGATCAAGCACCTACTACTTACATGCTcttcaaaattataatcattttgatatatatatatatatatatatatatatatatggggctGCGTGATCGTGATCATAACACTAATTTAATCAATCTCAGCTGTCAAAACTGATTTCTACTATCATGACAAAGTTATATAAAACCCAACACCCACTCACTGCcagtttttttctctctctcccaTTGTCACTAAACACCGACCCACTACCAGTTTTTTTCTACCTCTCTTCCATTGTCACTGTCGTCAACTATGGACGGTCTACGAATATCCATAATTGAcgtattatatttatataaatatatatatatttatatattttaacaaatggaACAAACACtgtcaaagaaacaaacaagtatGAAGGTGTATGTGCAAATTATTGTATAACCCCTAATTAGGACTCTAACATACATGTGGAGTGGTCTAATATGGAGAGCAATGATGGCATTACACATGCACCCAAAATAATGTATCATACACGGTAACCTCACTATTGTAAATCGCCTCCGGCATACATGAATTATCGGGTTTGTACAATATTGCATGGTATGACTCCTCCTATAATACTGCATACTGTTATACTATATTTCTACACTAAAATAATTTTGACAACcccagattaaaaaaaaaatttgatcttCTTTGCTTTTGGAAGTAAATTACATGAATGTAGAGTAACCTTTGAGGAATCAGAATGTCCTAGGTTGTTCAAAACATCCTAGAAACCCATGTTCTAATCTCACTTCTAATCACCCGTAGCTTAggctaaattaattaatgttgaaGACTTTTTTATACAAAAAGTGTTTACGGggagtatttttaaattataaggattaaattattgtttttttattactttatcTACAACGACAACTAATTTTATTTGACTTAATACTCTTCTAATAACAACAATCCTATCCAACCACAGCGGGTACCATTTGACAAAGGACAACAATAGACAACCAACTCAATAAGAAACGCCGTACTTTTCCATATGAAACAAACCCCACTTCTTCCACTATAAATAAGACGAATAATAACATGACCAAAGGCAAAGAATTATAGAGAGATATTAAGATGAACAAGTTGAGAATGAATAACGTAAACCaccttcttattcttcttcttatgctTCTCTTTGTTCTAACCCTAGTTTCCCAAGGCCATGCACACTTCTTCGGCAAAGAGAAGATGGCAAGCTTCATCTTCTACAACCAAGAAAGAGTCACCGGAGACGACCCCCCTGTTGTATTGGTTGCCAAGCCTGAAGGCACCACAGTAAATGCCTCTAGTCTTATTCCATTTGGGGCAGTGTATGCCTTTGATACACCTTTCTGTTGAGAAGTTGATTGAAGACAGGACCCGAATTGCCGACATGGTGAGCAAGTAAGGAGTATGGAGGTGAGACAGGTCAGGTGCGCTGGAGAGGAAGCAAATGGGCATGGCTTTGAGACACTGAGTATGAAGAACCACTCTGTTCTGTATGCAGGGCATGGATGCTAAGTCGTATGAGTAGTTGAAGTAGTTGAAACCTTTTCTTTATG includes:
- the LOC120271794 gene encoding dirigent protein 4-like; the protein is MATSSLASAASSFMLSANTINNTTTRTSFIAFNKTNSKFKRLVVRAEEGEAPPPVATTETKEAVKPPPPPPIGPKRALVSQGHASYSLGKEKVTHLHFFYQENLSGDHPTAVLVAKPNNTTINAFNLASFGEVYVLDTPLTETQDPNSKVVGQLQGLSVSVVRDGTILVFMVDLGFTSGEFNGSSVSVLSRNPILETNYRELAVVGGRGKFRMARGFAELHTTYMNATSSVVIVEYNVTVFHYE
- the LOC120271795 gene encoding dirigent protein 4-like — protein: MNNKRMNDVIPLLLLFVLTIISQGHAHYSLGKEKITHLHFFYQENLNGDHPTAVLVAKPKDTVVNASNLAPFGVVYVLDTPLTEGQDPNSKVVGQVQGLSVSAGQDKTMLVFMADFEFTSCEFNGSSISVLSRNPILETDRELAIVGGRGKFRMARGFANLHTNYMNATSSVVIVEYNVTIFHYE